The Phaeacidiphilus oryzae TH49 region CTGGCGTTCTCCGCGGTGACCCTGGTGCTCGCCGCGGTCGCCGCGGCCCGCTTCACCCCCGGCGGAACGCGTTTCCAGCTCACCGAACACCACTCCTGGATCAGCGACTTCGGCATCGGCTACAGCCTGGGAGTGGACGGCATCGCCGTCGCCCTGGTCCTGCTGACCGCCGTCCTGGTCCCGGTGGTGATGATCGCCGCCTGGCACGACGCGGACCCCCAGGCGCCGGTCGCGGAGAACACCTTCGAGAACCGCCGCCGCACCCAGGGCTTCTTCGCCCTGATCCTCGCCGTCGAGGCGATGGTGCTGCTGAGCTTCGAGTCCACGGACGTGTTCCTCTTCTACGTCCTCTTCGAGGCCATGCTGATCCCGATGTACTTCCTGATCGGCGGCTTCGGCGACCGCACCCAGGGCGAGGACGCCCGCCAACGCTCGTACGCGGCGGTCAAGTTCCTCCTCTACAACCTCGTCGGCGGGCTGGTCATGCTGGCCGCGGTGATCGGCCTCTACGTGATCACCGCCCAGCAGCACATCGGCACCGGCGGCGCGGCCGGCAGCTTCGACCTGCCGACCCTCACCCACGCGCTGAGCACCGGGCGGCTGCACCTCTCCGGCACCGCCGAGAAGGCGGTCTTCCTCGGCTTCATGTTCGCCTTCGCCGTGAAGGCGCCGCTGTGGCCCTTCCACACCTGGCTGCCGAACGCGATGGGCGAGGCCACCCCCGCCATCGCGGTGCTGATCACGGCGGTGGTGGACAAGGTCGGCACCTTCGCGATGCTCCGCTACTGCCTGGAGCTCTTCCCCGGGGCGTCCAAGACCTTCGCCCCGGTGATCATGGTCCTGGCGCTCATCGGCATCGTCTACGGAGCCCTCCTCGCGGTGGGGCAGAAGGACATCAAGCGCCTGGTCGCGTACGTCTCCCTCTCCCACTTCGGCTTCATCATCCTGGGCATCTTCGCGATGACCAGCCAGGCCCAGTCCGGCGCCGCCCTCTACATGGTCAACCACGGGGTGGCCACCGCGGCCCTGCTGCTGATCGCCGGCTTCCTGATGAGCCGTCGGGGCTCGCGCTACATCGCCGACTTCGGCGGGGTACAGAAGGTCGCGCCGATCCTCGCCGGGACCTTCCTGGTCGCCGGTCTGGCGACGCTCTCGCTGCCGGGCCTCGGCCCCTTCGTCTCCGAGTTCCTGGTCCTGGTCGGCACCTTCGAGCGCTACCCGGTGCTCGGCGTGATCGCCACCGTCGGCATCGTGCTGGCCGCCCTCTACGTCCTGGTGCTCTACCAGCGGACGATGACCGGTCCGGTCAAGGAGGGCGTGGCCGGGATGAAGGACCTCAAGGCGCGCGAACTCGTGGTGGTCACCCCGCTGATCGCGCTGCTGCTGGTGCTCGGCTTCTACCCGAAGCCGATCGCGGACATGATCAACCCGGCGGTCCGCGCCACCCTCTCCGACGTCCACCAGACCGATCCGGCGATCCAGCACCCTGTTACCGCCGCGAAGATCAACGGAGGTGACCAGAAGTGAGCCCCATCCCTGTCGATCTGTGGACCCTCGCCGCCGGTTCGTCCGGCACGAGCGCCGCCATCCCGGCCCCGCACATCGAGTACGCCCAGCTCTCCCCGATGCTGGTGGTCTTCGGCGCGGCGCTGGTCGGCGTCCTCGCCGAGGCCTTCGTACCGCGCCGGGCCCGGTACGCCACCCAGGTCGGGATCGCCCTCCTCGGGCTGGCGCTCTCCTTCGTCGCGGTCATCGTCCTGGCGACTCAGGGCTACGCCGGCAGCAAGGCGCACCTGGCCGCGATGGGCGCGGTCGCGGTGGACGGCCCCTCGCTCTTCCTCCAGGGCACGATCCTGCTGATCTCGGTGGTCGCGGTGCTGCAGTTCGCCGAGCGGCGTCTCGAGCCCCGCGGGCCCGGTGACCGGCCGCAGGACGCCTTCGCCCCGCAGGCCGCCGCGGTCCCCGGCTCGGACGCCGAGAAGGCGGCCGTCCGGGCGGGCTTCGAGACCACCGAGATCTATCCGCTGGTCCTCTTCTCGGTCGGCGGGATGCTGCTCTTCCCGGCCGCCTCCGACCTGCTGACCATGTTCATCGCGCTGGAGGTCTTCTCCCTCCCGCTCTACCTGATGTGCGCGCTGGCCCGGCGCCGCCGGGTGCTCAGCCAGGAGGCGGCGGTCAAGTACTTCCTCCTCGGCGCGTTCTCCTCGGCCTTCTTCCTCTTCGGCCTGGCCCTCCTCTACGGCTACGCGGGGACGGTCTCGCTGGGCGGGATCGCGGACGTGGTCTCCGGCAACGCCCAGATGACCCCGGCGCTGGCCAACACCACGGGGAACGACGCCCTGCTGCTGATCGGCGTGGCGATGCTCGGCGTCGGCCTCTTCTTCAAGGTCGGCGCGGTGCCGTTCCACTCCTGGACCCCGGACGTCTACCAGGGCGCGCCCACCCCCGTCACCGGCTTCATGGCCGCCGCGACCAAGGTGGCCGCCTTCGGCGCGCTGCTGCGCCTGGTCTACGTCGCCTTCCCCGGGCTCACCTGGGACTGGCGGCCGGTGATGTGGGGCGTGGCGATCCTCACCATGGTGGCCGGCGCGATCATCGCGGTCACCCAGACCGATGTGAAGCGACTGCTGGCCTACTCCTCCATCGCCCACGCCGGCTTCATCCTCACCGGCGTGATCGCGGTGAACGGCAAGGGCCTCTCCTCGGTCCTGTTCTACCTGGCCGCGTACGGCTTCGTGACCCTCGGCGCCTTCGCCGTGGTCACCCTGGTCCGGGACGCGGGCGGGGAGGCCACCCACCTCTCCCGCTGGGCCGGGCTCGGCCGGCGCTCGCCGCTGGTCGCCGCGGTCTTCGCGCTCTTCCTGCTGGCCTTCGCGGGCATCCCGCTGACCTCCGGTTTCTCCGGGAAGTTCGCGGTCTTCCAGGCGGCGGCCAGCGGGGGAGCGGTGCCGCTGGTGATCATCGGTGTGCTCTCCTCGGCGGTGGCGGCGTTCTTCTACATCCGGGTCATCGTGCTGATGTTCTTCTCCGACCCGCGGCCGGACGGGCCGACGGTGGCCGTGCCGAGCGCGTTCACCGGGGTGGCGATCGGGCTGGGCGCGATCGTGACGGTGGTGCTCGGCATCGCTCCGCAGTACTTCCTCCACCTCGCCGACCAGGCCGGGGTGTTCGTCCGCTGACCAGGAGTCCGATGGATCGCCGGGAGGTGTTCGGTCGGCGGCGGGCCGGTTCCCCAGCGGGTGCCGGCCGGCCGCCGATCGGTCGTCGATCGCTCGCCGATGGGCGGTGGCAGCAGGTCAGACACCCTTCCGGCGGGGACGGGCAGAGACGGAGATCCACATCAGAACCGATACCCTGCCTGTGGTGAAGACGCGGCGGACGACCCGGATGTTCGGGCGCTGCCCGATCGAGCAGCGACAGGAGGCGTCCTCGTGGCGGTCGTGAGGCCTTTCGGCCTGGGCGTGCAGGACGAGAGCTTGGAATCGGACATCAAGCTCGGGATGTCCGCCGTCGAGCAGTCGCTGCTGGAGGCGACCAAGAGCGACACCCCGTTCATCACGGAGGCCGCCCAGCACCTGCTGGAGGCCGGCGGCAAGCGGTTCCGCCCGCTGGTGGTGCTGCTCGCCTCCCAGTTCGGCGACCCCAACGCGCCGGGCGTCGTCCCGGCGGGCTGCGTCGTCGAGCTCACCCATGTCGCCACCCTCTACCACGACGACGTGATGGACGAGGCCGATCTGCGGCGGGGGGCCCCGAGCGCCAACGCCCGCTGGGACAACTCGCTCGCGATCCTCACCGGTGACTTCCTCTTCTCCCGGGCCTCGCAGATCGTCTCCGGGCTCGGCCCGGAGGCGGTGCGGATCCAGGCCGAGGCCTTCGAACGGCTGGTCACCGGCCAGATCCTGGAGACGGCCGGCGCGCAGCCGGGGGACGACCCGGTCCAGCACTACCTGGAGGTGCTCGGCGGGAAGACCTCCTCGCTGGTCGCCGCCGCCGGGCACCTGGGCGCGCTGATGGCCGGGGCCGACCCGTGGGTCGTGGAGATACTGACCCAGTACGGGGAGCGGATCGGGCTGGCCTTCCAGCTCGCCGACGACATTCTGGACATCACCAGCGAGAGCAGCGAGTCCGGGAAGACGCCCGGGACGGACCTGCGCGAGGGCGTCCCGACGCTGCCGGTGCTGCGGCTGCGCGAGATGTCCCCCGACCCGGCGGTGCCCGGGGACCTCCGCCTCCGCGAGCTCCTCGACACCGGTGTCGAGTCCGACGAGGACCTCGCCGAGGCGCTGACGCTGCTGCGCGCGCATCCCGCGCTGCGGGTCGCCCGAGAGGACACCCTCCGCTATGCGGAGGAGGCCCGCAGCCTTCTCGCCCCGCTGCCGGAGTGCCCGGCGAAGCAGGCGCTGGAGCGCCTCTGCGACACGGTCGCCCTCCGCACGATGTAGCAGCCCGGGCGGCGCGCCCCTTGCTTCGCCCTTCGGCTTCATCCGGGGTCCGGGGCTGGGGACAAGTAATCTATGGCCCATGACGCGTGTGGTGATCGCCGAGGACTCCGTGCTGTTGCGGGAAGGGCTCACCCGGCTGCTCACGGATCGGGGGTTCGAGGTCGTCGGAGCGGTGGGGGACGGTGACGCGCTGATCGACGCCGTCGCCGAGCACCTGCCGGACGTGGTCGTCGCGGACGTGCGGATGCCGCCGACCCACACCGACGAGGGCGTCCGCGCCTGCGTGGCCCTCCGCGGCAGCCATCCCACCGTAGGCACCCTCGTCCTCTCGCAGTACGTCGAGGAGCGATACGCGTCCGAACTCCTCTCCGGCTCGGCCGGGGGCGGCGTCGGATACCTCCTCAAGGACCGCGTGGCCGACGTCCGGGAGTTCGCCGAGGCCGTGGAGCGGGTGGCCACCGGCGGCACCGCGCTGGACCCCGAGGTCGTCGCCCAGCTCCTCGGCCGCAGCCGGAAGCGGGACGTCCTCGCCGATCTGACGCCCCGTGAGCGCGAGGTACTGTCCCTGATGGCGGAGGGCCGCACCAACGGCGCGATCGCCAAGCAGCTCGTGGTCTCCGACGGGGCGGTGGAGAAGCACGTCAGCAACATCTTCATGAAGCTCGGCCTGGGCCAGAGCGCCGAGGACCACCGCAGGGTGCTCGCCGTCCTCGCCTTCATCAACGGGTGACACCGGTGGCCTAAACCCCGCTCGGCACCGCAGTAATCAGCCGTACGTCACAAGGGGCCTCCCGGCTGAGGCGAGCCTCAGCGGCATAGGATGCGGATGGTGGGCCATTGTGCGGACGGGGCACCGGGCCGCGCGCCGCTGATGGTCCTGCGCCGAGGGAGGTCCAGCAAAAGTGACCAGCCAGGTCGAGCAGACGGAGGCGACCGCCGAGGACGCGGCGGCGCCGACCCGAGGGGCGGGGGCGACCACGGCCGCGGGCAAGGCCAAAGAGGTGCGTCGTCTGGACCGGGTGATCATCCG contains the following coding sequences:
- a CDS encoding polyprenyl synthetase family protein; this encodes MAVVRPFGLGVQDESLESDIKLGMSAVEQSLLEATKSDTPFITEAAQHLLEAGGKRFRPLVVLLASQFGDPNAPGVVPAGCVVELTHVATLYHDDVMDEADLRRGAPSANARWDNSLAILTGDFLFSRASQIVSGLGPEAVRIQAEAFERLVTGQILETAGAQPGDDPVQHYLEVLGGKTSSLVAAAGHLGALMAGADPWVVEILTQYGERIGLAFQLADDILDITSESSESGKTPGTDLREGVPTLPVLRLREMSPDPAVPGDLRLRELLDTGVESDEDLAEALTLLRAHPALRVAREDTLRYAEEARSLLAPLPECPAKQALERLCDTVALRTM
- a CDS encoding response regulator transcription factor; translation: MTRVVIAEDSVLLREGLTRLLTDRGFEVVGAVGDGDALIDAVAEHLPDVVVADVRMPPTHTDEGVRACVALRGSHPTVGTLVLSQYVEERYASELLSGSAGGGVGYLLKDRVADVREFAEAVERVATGGTALDPEVVAQLLGRSRKRDVLADLTPREREVLSLMAEGRTNGAIAKQLVVSDGAVEKHVSNIFMKLGLGQSAEDHRRVLAVLAFING
- a CDS encoding NADH-quinone oxidoreductase subunit M, which produces MSFPLLTLSWAVPAAGAIVTAALPAATTEARRNTARWTALAFSAVTLVLAAVAAARFTPGGTRFQLTEHHSWISDFGIGYSLGVDGIAVALVLLTAVLVPVVMIAAWHDADPQAPVAENTFENRRRTQGFFALILAVEAMVLLSFESTDVFLFYVLFEAMLIPMYFLIGGFGDRTQGEDARQRSYAAVKFLLYNLVGGLVMLAAVIGLYVITAQQHIGTGGAAGSFDLPTLTHALSTGRLHLSGTAEKAVFLGFMFAFAVKAPLWPFHTWLPNAMGEATPAIAVLITAVVDKVGTFAMLRYCLELFPGASKTFAPVIMVLALIGIVYGALLAVGQKDIKRLVAYVSLSHFGFIILGIFAMTSQAQSGAALYMVNHGVATAALLLIAGFLMSRRGSRYIADFGGVQKVAPILAGTFLVAGLATLSLPGLGPFVSEFLVLVGTFERYPVLGVIATVGIVLAALYVLVLYQRTMTGPVKEGVAGMKDLKARELVVVTPLIALLLVLGFYPKPIADMINPAVRATLSDVHQTDPAIQHPVTAAKINGGDQK
- the nuoN gene encoding NADH-quinone oxidoreductase subunit NuoN — its product is MSPIPVDLWTLAAGSSGTSAAIPAPHIEYAQLSPMLVVFGAALVGVLAEAFVPRRARYATQVGIALLGLALSFVAVIVLATQGYAGSKAHLAAMGAVAVDGPSLFLQGTILLISVVAVLQFAERRLEPRGPGDRPQDAFAPQAAAVPGSDAEKAAVRAGFETTEIYPLVLFSVGGMLLFPAASDLLTMFIALEVFSLPLYLMCALARRRRVLSQEAAVKYFLLGAFSSAFFLFGLALLYGYAGTVSLGGIADVVSGNAQMTPALANTTGNDALLLIGVAMLGVGLFFKVGAVPFHSWTPDVYQGAPTPVTGFMAAATKVAAFGALLRLVYVAFPGLTWDWRPVMWGVAILTMVAGAIIAVTQTDVKRLLAYSSIAHAGFILTGVIAVNGKGLSSVLFYLAAYGFVTLGAFAVVTLVRDAGGEATHLSRWAGLGRRSPLVAAVFALFLLAFAGIPLTSGFSGKFAVFQAAASGGAVPLVIIGVLSSAVAAFFYIRVIVLMFFSDPRPDGPTVAVPSAFTGVAIGLGAIVTVVLGIAPQYFLHLADQAGVFVR